In Pajaroellobacter abortibovis, the following are encoded in one genomic region:
- a CDS encoding FtsX-like permease family protein, whose protein sequence is MISSRHPYKWIHRASWGFGIGFAALVYWTVRLPTLRGDQWSFKDTLIRVGALTTGVLFALMTMGSLIPRIFDLLERHSFISFVSTRHVRSQKSGFLTMISILSICGVAVSSCALSSVISIMSGFSHDLKKKILGNNAHIMIDQASQAPWGEYWELQSRIQKIPGVHGVTPVVQNEAMLSSQSNTAGVIVRGVETNTIGSVIDLPGNIETGQFDYLSSPQKLESTDHNPTIPPTPTLIIGRELAKTLHVYVGDEVTLISPSGNLSPIGIIPSTRKFRIGAIFYSGMYEYDVSYVYTTLEAAQALFEFEGNITTLDIRASHPETTEMLTQTIRKTIQRPDLRVRDWHEMNQSLFSALQLERLATFVILSIAIMVASFCILCTLLLMVTEKRKEIAILKAMGASNPLILKIFIAEGMIVGGIGTTFGTVTALTLCFGLKWFGLRLDPDVYYIDRLPLHIEGVDFAAVTLASMVICTLATCYPAYAASKLQPVEGLRYE, encoded by the coding sequence GGCTTTGCCGCTCTGGTCTACTGGACAGTGCGTCTTCCTACCCTACGAGGAGACCAGTGGTCCTTTAAAGACACGCTCATCCGGGTAGGAGCTCTCACTACAGGGGTTCTTTTCGCGTTGATGACGATGGGCAGCCTGATCCCACGGATATTTGATCTTCTTGAAAGACATTCTTTCATCTCTTTTGTCAGCACAAGACACGTGCGATCGCAAAAAAGCGGTTTTCTGACAATGATCAGCATCCTTTCGATCTGCGGGGTTGCAGTCAGCTCGTGTGCGCTTTCCTCCGTCATCAGCATCATGAGCGGCTTCAGCCATGATTTAAAGAAAAAAATCTTAGGCAACAACGCCCATATTATGATTGATCAGGCAAGCCAAGCACCCTGGGGAGAATATTGGGAGTTGCAAAGCCGCATTCAAAAGATTCCAGGGGTCCACGGAGTCACTCCCGTCGTCCAGAACGAAGCGATGCTTTCGAGTCAATCGAATACAGCAGGGGTGATCGTTCGGGGGGTGGAAACAAACACGATCGGTTCCGTAATCGATCTACCTGGGAATATCGAAACAGGGCAATTCGATTACCTGTCATCTCCCCAGAAGCTAGAATCGACCGATCACAATCCCACTATCCCTCCCACACCTACGCTCATTATCGGGCGAGAGCTTGCTAAAACTCTACACGTCTATGTTGGGGATGAAGTGACACTCATCTCCCCTTCAGGAAATCTTAGCCCCATTGGGATAATCCCATCGACTCGCAAATTTCGCATCGGTGCAATTTTCTACAGCGGTATGTATGAATACGATGTCAGTTACGTATATACTACCTTAGAAGCAGCGCAAGCACTCTTTGAGTTCGAAGGCAACATCACCACACTCGATATCCGAGCAAGTCATCCAGAAACCACTGAAATGTTGACACAGACGATACGCAAGACCATTCAGCGCCCAGATCTTCGGGTACGCGATTGGCATGAGATGAATCAAAGTCTCTTTTCCGCCCTTCAACTCGAGCGGCTAGCGACCTTTGTGATCCTGTCGATTGCAATCATGGTAGCCAGCTTCTGCATCCTCTGCACTCTTCTACTCATGGTCACTGAAAAAAGAAAAGAAATCGCTATTTTAAAAGCGATGGGCGCTTCCAATCCATTGATTTTGAAAATCTTCATCGCAGAAGGAATGATTGTAGGGGGGATTGGAACCACATTTGGCACCGTCACAGCGCTGACATTATGCTTTGGATTGAAATGGTTTGGATTGAGATTGGATCCAGACGTGTATTACATCGACCGGCTTCCCCTCCACATCGAAGGGGTCGATTTTGCTGCAGTCACCCTCGCATCCATGGTCATCTGCACCCTGGCCACATGTTATCCAGCTTATGCAGCATCCAAACTCCAACCGGTCGAAGGACTGCGGTACGAATAG